The Dermacentor albipictus isolate Rhodes 1998 colony chromosome 2, USDA_Dalb.pri_finalv2, whole genome shotgun sequence genome has a segment encoding these proteins:
- the LOC139056055 gene encoding cuticle protein 63-like, with protein sequence MIRACVLLALATSALAGYAGYGLSYAGLGYAGLGYGGLGYGYGLGHAYGGLGYGYGFGYAGYAPAVHTVAHAAPAVTTVAHAPVATYAVAPAVTRVAAYHAAPAVATYAAAPAVATYAAAPAVTKVATTYHDPAVTTVAHAPVAAYAAAPAVATYAAAPAVTAVHHTPAVATVAHAAPVVAGYHAAPVYNYGVGTLGYGVGHYGYGHGLLGYGLNYGYGLGSPYHYGALLRKKK encoded by the exons ATG ATCCGTGCCTGCGTCCTCTTGGCTCTTGCCACCAGCGCTCTCGCTGGATATGCCGGCTACGGTCTCAGTTACGCCGGTCTCGGATACGCTGGTCTTGGATACGGCGGTCTTGGATACGGCTATGGTCTCGGCCACGCCTATGGTGGCCTTGGATATGGTTACGGTTTCGGCTACGCCGGCTATGCTCCAGCTGTGCACACCGTCGCCCACGCTGCTCCAGCTGTCACTACCGTTGCCCACGCCCCAGTCGCCACCTATGCCGTTGCTCCAGCCGTGACCAGGGTTGCCGCCTACCACGCCGCCCCTGCTGTTGCCACTTATGCCGCTGCTCCAGCTGTAGCCACATACGCTGCTGCTCCAGCCGTGACCAAGGTCGCTACCACCTACCACGACCCAGCTGTCACCACCGTGGCTCACGCTCCAGTCGCCGCTTACGCTGCTGCTCCGGCCGTGGCTACCTACGCCGCTGCCCCAGCTGTCACTGCCGTCCACCACACCCCAGCTGTAGCCACTGTCGCCCATGCTGCCCCAGTTGTTGCCGGTTACCACGCAGCCCCAGTCTACAACTACGGTGTTGGCACCCTTGGCTACGGTGTTGGCCACTACGGTTACGGTCACGGTCTGCTCGGCTATGGCCTGAACTACGGCTATGGTCTTGGCTCTCCCTACCACTACGGTGCACTTCTTCGCAAGAAGAAGT AA